The following proteins are encoded in a genomic region of Arachis stenosperma cultivar V10309 chromosome 4, arast.V10309.gnm1.PFL2, whole genome shotgun sequence:
- the LOC130975741 gene encoding uncharacterized protein LOC130975741: MCINDDTSLQEMFSIYYQAQSQVSVIELYVEFDQLPNMVEQHDHNFDWENYNGDSEEEYEGNYDFDDPNADEEQEDCTIESDVTNALANPHVVKDGKFVIRMEFNSREALIKVVKDYTIHKGVNYRVFESEPTTFYAKCVQYGQSCDWLIKVSIMRRKYCWEIRRYNDSHTCTRATISQDHSKLDSDTITEAIKPLVETDSSIKVRPVIADIQSKFNYTISYRKAWLAKQKAVEKIFGGWEASYEALPTWFETMVKKEPSAAVEYETLSCYRMDELAQDVRVDGTHLYKKYKGVLLVAVSQYGNNNIVPIAFALVEGETSDAWFFFLRHLRTHVVTKVGVGLISNRHESIRSTVFRCDGAWEPPRAIYMFCIRHIASNFLKKFKAPFMQKLVVNIGN, encoded by the exons ATGTGCATCAATGATGACACAAGTCTGCAAGAGATGTTCTCAATCTACTATCAAGCCCAATCACAAGTGTCTGTTATTGAGCTGTATGTGGAGTTCGACCAATTACCGAATATGGTGGAACAACATGATCATAATTTCGATTGGGAAAATTATAACGGTGACAGTGAAGAGGAATATGAAGGCAATTACGATTTCGATGATCCGAATGCAGACGAGGAACAAGAGGACTGCACCATTGAGTCAGACGTCACAAATGCACTAGCGA ATCCACATGTGGTCAAAGATGGTAAATTTGTCATAAGGATGGAATTTAATTCTAGAGAGGCTTTGATAAAGGTAGTTAAAGATTATACCATTCACAAAGGTGTTAATTATCGGGTTTTTGAGTCTGAGCCGACGACATTTTACGCGAAATGTGTGCAATATGGGCAAAGCTGTGATTGGCTTATCAAGGTTAGCATTATGCGAAGAAAGTATTGTTGGGAGATTAGACGATACAATGACAGCCATACTTGTACTAGAGCCACTATTTCTCAGGATCATTCAAAGTTGGACTCAGACACTATTACAGAAGCAATTAAGCCATTGGTAGAGACTGATTCATCCATAAAAGTGCGACCAGTGATTGCAGATATCCAATCGAAGTTTAACTATACGATTAGTTATCGCAAAGCATGGTTGGCTAAGCAGAAGGCAgttgaaaaaatttttggagggtGGGAAGCCTCTTATGAAGCGTTGCCCACATGGTTTGAGACAATGGTGAAGAAAGAGCCATCAGCAGCCGTTGAATATGAAACGTTATCTTGCTACCGCATGGATGAATTGGCTCAGGATGTCAGG GTAGATGGCACACacttgtataaaaaatataaaggaGTATTGCTGGTCGCAGTTTCTCAATATGGCAACAACAATATTGTGCCAATTGCGTTTGCGCTTGTAGAGGGAGAGACATCAGATGCATGGTTTTTTTTTCTTCGTCATTTGCGAACCCATGTGGTGACGAAGGTTGGGGTGGGACTTATCTCTAATCGACACGAGTCTATTAGGTCAACAGTTTTTCGTTGTGATGGAGCATGGGAGCCACCAAGAGCCATATACATGTTCTGTATTAGGCACATAGCATCCAACTTCTTGAAGAAGTTCAAGGCACCGTTCATGCAAAAGCTTGTGGTGAATATAggtaattaa